The Crocosphaera sp. UHCC 0190 genome has a window encoding:
- a CDS encoding manganese efflux pump MntP family protein has protein sequence MELLNISFLGLGLAADAFAVSLTSGFVIQHIKLHKALKIALFFGVFQGIMPLIGWLLGLSFRGILSSFDHWIAFILLGFIGGKMIYEATKLEEDNKKFNPLDTYTLLALAIATSIDALAAGLGLSFLKYSILLPCTLIGLITFGLSLVGVFIGHKFGGIFNQKIEIIGGLTLIGIGTKILIEDLIKFN, from the coding sequence ATGGAACTACTCAATATAAGTTTTTTAGGTTTAGGGTTAGCGGCTGATGCTTTTGCGGTTTCCTTAACCAGTGGTTTTGTGATTCAACACATTAAATTACATAAAGCCCTGAAAATTGCCTTATTTTTCGGTGTATTTCAAGGAATTATGCCCTTAATTGGCTGGCTATTAGGATTGTCTTTTAGAGGAATATTAAGCAGTTTTGATCATTGGATTGCTTTTATACTATTAGGGTTTATTGGGGGAAAAATGATCTATGAAGCGACCAAACTTGAAGAAGACAATAAAAAATTTAATCCTTTAGATACCTATACCTTACTTGCCTTGGCCATTGCCACCAGTATTGATGCTCTAGCCGCAGGGTTAGGATTATCTTTCTTAAAATACTCCATTCTTTTACCCTGTACCTTAATTGGGTTAATTACCTTTGGCTTATCATTGGTTGGAGTATTTATCGGCCATAAATTTGGAGGGATTTTCAATCAAAAAATTGAGATTATTGGGGGCTTGACTTTAATTGGAATTGGCACTAAAATATTAATTGAAGATTTGATAAAATTTAATTAA
- a CDS encoding DNA cytosine methyltransferase: protein MKKKRPIAVDLFAGAGGMTLGFEQAGFDVLASVEIDPIHCAIHEYNFPFWTVICESVETITAREIRDFSNISNQPIDVVFGGPPCQGFSLIGKRSLEDDRNALVKHFIRLVLELNPNYFVMENVPGMAIGKHQKFLQEIFDVFARNDYQVRTDYQILNAANFGVPQTRERLFLLGAKQGLELPNYPDFITQYSQHNAQLLPKTPTVKNAINDLPEVNNYPELTYQDWVIADYGKPSNYVKNLRNLSHLDDDYSYYREYNQQLLTSSLLTKHTPKSIERFKHTLPGKIEPISRFLKLHPDGLCNTLRAGTPSNRGAHTSPRPIHPFHPRCITVREAARLHSYPDWFRFHVTKWHGFRQIGNSVPPLLAKAVAQEIIEVLEIIPRKLTSRHRLEREDLLSFNMSQAARYYNVHSKIVGTRTRKIDKENHEKNQYIF from the coding sequence ATGAAGAAAAAGCGACCAATTGCTGTTGATTTATTTGCTGGTGCAGGGGGAATGACATTAGGGTTTGAACAAGCAGGATTTGATGTTTTAGCTTCTGTGGAAATTGATCCCATACACTGCGCTATTCATGAATATAATTTTCCTTTTTGGACGGTTATTTGTGAGTCTGTCGAAACCATAACAGCGAGGGAAATTAGGGATTTTTCTAACATTAGTAATCAACCGATTGATGTCGTTTTTGGGGGGCCTCCCTGTCAGGGGTTTTCCTTAATAGGTAAACGGAGTTTAGAAGATGATCGTAACGCTTTAGTTAAGCATTTTATCCGTTTAGTGTTGGAACTAAATCCTAACTACTTCGTCATGGAAAATGTTCCCGGTATGGCGATAGGTAAACATCAAAAGTTTTTACAAGAAATTTTTGATGTATTTGCTCGAAATGATTATCAAGTTAGAACAGATTATCAAATTTTAAATGCCGCTAATTTTGGGGTTCCACAAACAAGAGAAAGACTATTTTTGTTGGGAGCAAAACAAGGATTAGAATTGCCTAATTATCCTGATTTTATTACTCAATATTCACAACATAATGCTCAGTTACTTCCCAAAACTCCGACGGTTAAAAATGCAATTAACGATTTACCAGAAGTTAATAATTATCCAGAATTAACCTATCAAGATTGGGTAATTGCTGATTATGGAAAACCGAGTAATTATGTTAAAAACTTAAGAAATTTATCTCATTTAGATGATGATTATTCTTATTACAGAGAGTATAATCAGCAACTATTAACCTCAAGTTTGTTGACAAAACATACGCCGAAATCTATTGAAAGATTTAAGCATACTCTCCCAGGAAAAATTGAACCAATTAGTCGCTTTTTAAAATTGCATCCTGACGGTTTATGTAACACTTTAAGAGCAGGAACACCTAGTAATCGAGGGGCCCATACTTCCCCTCGTCCAATACATCCTTTTCACCCTAGATGTATTACTGTTAGAGAAGCAGCAAGACTACATTCCTATCCTGATTGGTTTCGATTTCATGTGACAAAATGGCATGGATTTCGTCAAATTGGCAATTCAGTTCCGCCTTTATTGGCTAAAGCTGTTGCTCAAGAAATTATTGAAGTTCTTGAAATTATTCCGCGCAAACTAACATCTAGACATAGATTAGAAAGAGAGGATTTATTAAGCTTTAATATGTCTCAAGCAGCACGATATTATAATGTCCATTCTAAAATTGTTGGAACAAGAACTAGAAAAATAGACAAGGAGAATCATGAAAAAAACCAATATATATTCTAA
- the xth gene encoding exodeoxyribonuclease III, which translates to MKVATWNVNSIRTRQSHVIDWLKTNDVDVLCLQETKVIDKDFPIIPFEELGYYTYIYGQKAYNGVAIFSRQPMTDVMTGFTPIVGESLSQDFDEQKRVITGVINDVRIINLYVPNGSEVGSEKYQYKLQWFKVLQTYLEILRKKETYELCICGDFNVALEDIDIYDPKNKEKHIMSSSLERESLQKILTIGLKDAFRKFTTDGGHFSWWDYRSGGFQRNRGWRIDHLYLTDKLYKKAINCIIDREPRKLEKPSDHTPVIVEF; encoded by the coding sequence ATGAAAGTTGCAACGTGGAATGTGAATTCAATTCGGACAAGACAAAGCCATGTAATTGACTGGTTAAAAACTAACGATGTTGATGTTCTTTGTTTACAAGAAACGAAAGTAATTGATAAAGATTTTCCGATAATTCCCTTTGAAGAATTGGGCTATTATACTTATATTTATGGACAAAAAGCTTACAATGGTGTAGCAATTTTTAGTCGTCAGCCAATGACGGATGTTATGACAGGATTTACCCCCATTGTTGGGGAATCTTTGTCCCAAGATTTTGATGAACAAAAGCGAGTAATTACAGGGGTTATTAATGATGTTCGTATTATTAATTTATATGTTCCCAATGGTTCAGAAGTTGGTAGTGAAAAGTATCAATATAAATTACAATGGTTCAAAGTTCTGCAAACTTATCTAGAAATATTGAGAAAAAAAGAAACTTATGAATTATGTATTTGTGGGGACTTTAATGTTGCTTTGGAAGACATAGACATTTACGATCCCAAAAACAAAGAAAAACATATTATGTCCTCTTCTTTAGAAAGAGAATCATTGCAAAAAATATTGACAATTGGTTTAAAAGATGCCTTTCGTAAATTTACAACAGATGGAGGCCATTTTAGTTGGTGGGATTATCGTTCAGGGGGATTTCAACGTAATAGAGGCTGGCGAATTGATCATCTTTATTTAACGGATAAATTGTATAAAAAAGCGATTAATTGTATAATAGATAGGGAGCCTAGAAAATTAGAAAAGCCAAGCGATCATACTCCTGTAATTGTTGAATTTTAA
- the ctpA gene encoding carboxyl-terminal processing protease CtpA, translated as MRKRAFWVTLFLSFSLLFNFFTWTPDAGAFTEDQKLLLQSWRLVNQSYLDDTFNHQNWWSLRQNLLKRPLHDREETYQAIDEMLSTLDEPFTRLLRPEQYHNLQVSTAGELSGVGLQININPETGNLEVVSPLAGSPAETAGIKTRDRILAIDGMDTTTLTLDEAATRMRGPSGTTVSLTILPHQDDARSRQINIVRERISLSPVFATLDNPNHQLPIGYIRLNQFSANAAQEMTEAINNLEEQGAQAYILDLRNNPGGLLQAGIEIARLWMPQGTVVYTVNRQGVQDSFTALGPALTEDPLVVLVNQGTASASEILAGALQDNGRGILVGEKTFGKGLIQSLFELPDGAGLAITVAKYETPNHKDIHKLGIAPDQLVTQDPIAYQQIGTKDDLQYQAAIKVLTGNSVLAKAA; from the coding sequence ATGAGAAAACGTGCATTTTGGGTAACTCTTTTCCTTAGTTTTTCCCTCCTCTTCAACTTTTTTACTTGGACTCCCGACGCAGGAGCTTTTACAGAAGATCAAAAGCTTTTGCTTCAGTCTTGGAGACTGGTTAATCAATCCTATTTAGATGACACCTTTAATCATCAAAATTGGTGGTCATTGCGGCAAAATCTTCTTAAGCGTCCCCTCCATGATCGTGAGGAAACTTACCAGGCCATTGATGAGATGTTGTCCACCTTAGATGAACCCTTTACCCGTCTTTTGCGCCCTGAGCAATATCATAACCTACAGGTTAGCACAGCCGGGGAATTATCTGGGGTGGGATTACAGATTAATATTAATCCTGAAACTGGCAACTTAGAAGTGGTTTCTCCTTTAGCGGGATCGCCGGCCGAAACTGCTGGAATTAAAACCCGCGATCGCATTTTAGCAATTGACGGGATGGACACCACAACCTTGACTTTGGATGAAGCAGCTACCAGAATGCGCGGCCCCAGTGGGACAACGGTTTCTTTAACTATTTTACCCCATCAAGATGATGCTAGGAGTCGCCAGATTAATATTGTACGGGAAAGGATTTCTTTAAGTCCGGTTTTTGCCACTTTAGATAATCCAAATCATCAGCTACCCATTGGTTATATTCGTCTTAATCAATTTAGTGCCAATGCTGCTCAAGAAATGACGGAAGCGATCAATAATTTAGAGGAACAAGGGGCCCAAGCTTATATTCTAGACTTAAGAAATAATCCGGGGGGACTTTTACAAGCGGGTATTGAAATTGCTCGTTTATGGATGCCTCAAGGGACAGTTGTTTATACAGTAAACCGTCAAGGGGTTCAAGATAGTTTTACGGCTTTGGGGCCTGCTTTAACTGAAGATCCTTTAGTGGTATTAGTCAATCAAGGAACCGCGAGTGCTAGTGAAATTTTAGCAGGAGCGTTACAAGATAATGGACGAGGTATTTTAGTGGGGGAAAAAACCTTTGGGAAAGGCTTAATCCAGTCCTTATTTGAGTTGCCTGATGGTGCGGGTTTAGCCATTACTGTTGCTAAGTATGAAACCCCGAATCATAAGGATATTCACAAGTTAGGAATTGCCCCTGATCAATTAGTTACCCAAGATCCCATTGCTTATCAACAAATTGGGACAAAGGATGATTTACAGTATCAAGCAGCGATTAAAGTGTTGACAGGTAATTCTGTTTTAGCTAAGGCTGCTTAA
- the rimK gene encoding 30S ribosomal protein S6--L-glutamate ligase: MKIAILSQDASLYSTKRLKEAGEALGHDMRVINYLRCYMNITSHKPAVYYNGKPLESVDAIIPRIAASKTFYGTAVVRQFEVMGVFSANESQAISRSRDKLRCLQLLARDGIGLPVTGFAHATQDIDGLLESVGGAPVVIKLLEGTQGIGVVLAETHNAAKSVIEAFRQLDANILVQEFIKEAAGVDIRCFVVGGKVIAAMMRQGAEGDFRSNLHRGGQADMVKLTPEERTTAVRAAKSMGLKVAGVDLLRSNHGPVVMEVNSSPGLEGIEKASGVDVATKIIEFLVKNAPSGSNRDRIQY; this comes from the coding sequence ATGAAAATTGCTATCTTATCTCAAGATGCTTCTTTGTACTCGACAAAACGGCTAAAAGAAGCGGGAGAAGCCCTAGGCCATGATATGCGGGTGATTAATTACCTTCGCTGTTACATGAATATTACCTCCCATAAACCTGCTGTTTACTACAATGGCAAACCCCTAGAAAGTGTTGATGCCATCATCCCGCGCATTGCTGCCTCTAAAACCTTTTATGGTACCGCCGTCGTCCGTCAATTTGAGGTCATGGGGGTATTTAGTGCCAATGAATCCCAGGCCATTTCCCGTTCCCGTGATAAACTGCGCTGCTTGCAACTTCTCGCCAGGGACGGTATCGGTTTACCCGTGACGGGATTTGCCCATGCCACCCAAGATATTGATGGGTTACTGGAATCCGTTGGTGGTGCGCCTGTCGTCATTAAACTCTTAGAAGGGACTCAAGGCATCGGGGTGGTATTGGCGGAAACCCACAACGCGGCTAAATCGGTTATTGAAGCCTTTCGTCAGTTAGATGCCAATATTCTGGTTCAAGAATTTATCAAAGAAGCCGCAGGGGTCGATATTCGCTGTTTTGTGGTTGGCGGAAAAGTGATCGCCGCCATGATGCGTCAAGGGGCAGAAGGGGATTTTCGCTCTAATCTTCATCGTGGTGGCCAGGCCGATATGGTTAAATTAACTCCAGAGGAACGAACTACAGCTGTTCGGGCCGCGAAATCCATGGGGTTAAAAGTGGCAGGAGTTGATCTGCTTCGCTCTAATCATGGGCCTGTTGTCATGGAAGTTAATTCTTCCCCTGGACTTGAAGGTATTGAAAAAGCCTCCGGGGTTGATGTAGCCACTAAAATCATTGAATTTTTAGTAAAAAATGCCCCTTCAGGAAGCAACCGCGATCGCATTCAGTATTAA
- a CDS encoding succinylglutamate desuccinylase/aspartoacylase family protein: MTDHILEIGGMAIAPGKRQHLEIPVAQLPTRTTISLPVIAINGQFPGPRLWLSAAIHGDEINGVEIIRQVLERLKAKHLSGAVIAVPIVNVFGFIEQSRYLPDRRDLNRSFPGSAQGSLGSRLAHLFMTEIVHHSTHGIDLHTAAQPRINLPQIRANLADAETYRCAQAFGAPLMIHATTRDGSLRQAASKQGIPTLLYETGEASRFDPDGIEIGVDGILRVMDLLGMYAHPLANTQFTSLEITQTKWVRASRSGLLHLEVKLGNKVEKKQRLGIITDAFGETMAKIRSPEQGVVIGHVQNPLVNKGDAIVNLALISEKPTKEQKNHDSQD; the protein is encoded by the coding sequence ATGACAGACCATATCTTAGAAATTGGCGGAATGGCGATCGCCCCTGGAAAAAGGCAACATTTAGAAATTCCCGTGGCCCAATTGCCGACACGCACAACCATTTCTTTGCCCGTGATTGCTATCAATGGTCAATTTCCTGGCCCCAGACTCTGGTTAAGTGCGGCCATTCACGGGGATGAAATTAACGGGGTCGAAATTATTCGTCAAGTGTTGGAAAGATTGAAGGCCAAACATTTATCTGGGGCGGTGATCGCTGTCCCCATTGTCAATGTTTTTGGCTTTATTGAACAATCTCGCTATTTACCTGATCGCCGTGACTTAAATCGCTCTTTTCCAGGTTCTGCCCAAGGTTCCCTCGGTTCCCGTCTCGCTCATTTATTTATGACGGAAATTGTCCATCACAGTACCCACGGGATCGATTTACATACGGCGGCCCAACCCAGGATTAATTTACCCCAAATTCGGGCTAATTTAGCCGATGCCGAGACTTATCGCTGCGCTCAAGCCTTTGGCGCACCTTTGATGATTCATGCCACCACCCGTGACGGTTCCCTGCGTCAAGCGGCTAGTAAACAGGGAATTCCTACTTTATTGTACGAAACAGGAGAAGCATCCCGTTTTGATCCCGATGGCATTGAAATTGGGGTTGATGGTATTCTGCGCGTCATGGATCTCTTAGGAATGTACGCTCACCCTTTAGCCAATACCCAGTTTACTTCTCTGGAAATCACTCAAACCAAATGGGTAAGAGCGTCCCGTAGTGGGTTGCTACATTTAGAGGTCAAATTAGGCAATAAAGTAGAAAAGAAGCAGCGTTTGGGGATTATTACTGATGCTTTTGGCGAAACTATGGCTAAAATTCGTTCTCCTGAACAGGGGGTGGTTATTGGCCATGTTCAAAACCCCTTGGTTAATAAAGGCGATGCCATTGTCAATTTAGCTTTAATCTCCGAAAAACCAACTAAGGAGCAGAAAAACCATGATTCCCAGGATTAA
- a CDS encoding HhoA/HhoB/HtrA family serine endopeptidase, with the protein MKSAKLLRQLGRHCLGLFLGIVLCFGGFHFLSSQAGTLEEQSVITTAPIELAKAPLEVGTQSFVSAAVTRTGPAVVRIDTETVVTRQVDPMFDDPFFREFFGQQFRSSSPQQQRIAGQGSGFIIDESGIILTNAHVVNNANKVTVTLKDGRTFNGQVKGTDEVTDLAVVVINPNGAALPVAPLGDSNALQVGDWAIAVGNPVGLDNTVTLGIISTIGRSAAKAGIPDKRLDFIQTDAAINPGNSGGPLLNANGEVIGINTAIRADAMGIGFAIPINKAKSLEKTLAAGQKVAHPYIGVQMVNITPEIARENNQNPNSPMMVAEVEGILVVQVVPNSPADKARFRRGDVIVAVNGKPVKDGADLQNIVENSGINASLKVKLYRGDRLLDLTVTTAQMQGAS; encoded by the coding sequence ATGAAGTCTGCAAAATTGTTGCGCCAACTGGGTCGTCATTGTCTGGGACTTTTCCTCGGTATTGTCCTCTGCTTTGGTGGCTTTCATTTTCTCTCCTCTCAAGCTGGCACTTTAGAAGAACAGTCTGTAATAACAACTGCGCCAATTGAATTGGCCAAAGCACCCCTCGAAGTCGGGACACAAAGCTTTGTCTCAGCGGCCGTAACCCGCACCGGGCCAGCCGTTGTCCGCATTGACACGGAAACAGTGGTCACAAGACAAGTTGATCCCATGTTCGATGATCCCTTCTTCCGGGAGTTTTTTGGGCAGCAGTTTCGCTCTAGTTCGCCCCAACAACAACGGATTGCGGGTCAAGGCTCTGGTTTTATTATTGATGAGAGTGGCATTATTCTGACCAATGCTCATGTGGTGAATAATGCGAATAAAGTAACGGTGACGCTCAAAGATGGACGAACTTTTAACGGGCAAGTCAAAGGGACTGATGAAGTGACGGATTTGGCCGTGGTTGTCATTAACCCTAATGGGGCCGCCTTACCTGTTGCGCCTTTGGGGGATTCCAACGCCCTACAAGTGGGAGATTGGGCGATCGCAGTGGGTAATCCTGTGGGCTTAGATAATACGGTAACATTAGGCATTATTAGCACTATTGGTCGTTCTGCGGCTAAGGCAGGAATTCCCGATAAACGGCTCGATTTTATCCAAACAGATGCAGCGATTAATCCTGGTAATTCGGGGGGCCCCCTTTTAAATGCTAATGGGGAAGTAATTGGCATCAATACGGCGATTCGGGCTGATGCTATGGGTATTGGCTTTGCCATTCCCATTAATAAGGCAAAATCCCTGGAAAAAACCTTAGCGGCCGGACAAAAGGTTGCTCATCCCTATATTGGGGTGCAAATGGTAAATATTACCCCTGAGATAGCGCGGGAAAATAATCAAAATCCTAATTCGCCGATGATGGTGGCGGAAGTTGAGGGAATTTTAGTGGTACAAGTTGTTCCCAATAGTCCCGCCGATAAAGCGAGATTCCGTCGGGGTGATGTGATCGTGGCTGTTAATGGTAAACCGGTCAAAGATGGGGCTGATTTACAAAATATTGTCGAAAATTCGGGGATTAATGCTAGTTTAAAAGTGAAACTATATCGCGGCGATCGCCTGTTAGACTTAACGGTGACGACGGCACAAATGCAAGGGGCATCCTAA
- a CDS encoding DoxX family protein, with protein MLDSKNTLTNQPHLSLRTKDIVAAYTLLRIVVGVNYFNHGFTRIFDIPGFINGMVTTMQDSGIPELLVSINAGLVPPVELIVGALITVGFLTRKALIACFILMIILMYGITMIQNWNGASSQLIYNIALFILLAGVNFNRISVDICLKNRRN; from the coding sequence ATGCTTGATAGTAAAAACACCCTAACAAATCAACCCCATCTTAGTCTAAGAACCAAAGATATTGTGGCGGCTTATACCCTATTAAGAATAGTAGTTGGCGTTAATTATTTTAATCATGGATTTACCCGAATTTTTGATATTCCTGGCTTTATTAATGGGATGGTAACAACGATGCAAGATTCAGGCATTCCTGAATTGTTAGTGAGTATTAATGCGGGTTTAGTTCCTCCTGTCGAGTTAATTGTGGGGGCTTTAATCACGGTTGGTTTCTTAACCAGAAAGGCTTTAATTGCTTGTTTTATTTTGATGATTATACTGATGTATGGTATTACGATGATTCAAAATTGGAACGGAGCAAGTAGTCAATTAATTTATAATATTGCCTTGTTTATTCTCTTGGCAGGGGTCAATTTCAATCGAATTTCTGTTGATATTTGCTTAAAAAATAGACGTAATTAA